Proteins encoded by one window of Salvia splendens isolate huo1 chromosome 7, SspV2, whole genome shotgun sequence:
- the LOC121741180 gene encoding E3 ubiquitin-protein ligase AIP2-like, producing the protein MAMSEEEIQLRLQELQKQLAKKQMFEGSVSEIRSLLKQHYSSASPNLRKTFYTVVCRVATVLKTRHTSPGFWNAGLNLFQEADQLAEDAAERKHLQSCISQAHDQLGEVQNRPEDSISRESRNRGGYLFEGHLTVDREPPQPAWLVQSNLLTAAAALLHGESSAEQQTGSGDTGEGSANLLHELVNSLDDILPEFLTNESGAPRVPPASKEVVANLPITKVAEEILVKLGKDAVCSICQENLVVDDEMQELPCKHMFHPPCLKPWLDEHNSCPICRHELRTDDHAYESWKEREKEAEEDRKGAANAVRGGEYMYV; encoded by the exons ATGGCGATGAGTGAAGAGGAAATTCAGCTGAGACTGCAGGAGTTGCAGAAGCAGCTGGCCAAGAAACAGATGTTCGAGGGATCTGTTTCCGAAATCAGATCTCTCCTAAAGCAACATTATTCATCCGCTTCACCTAATCTGCGCAAAACG TTTTACACCGTTGTGTGCCGTGTTGCAACTGTTTTGAAGACGAGACACACTTCCCCGGGGTTCTGGAATGCTGGGCTTAACCTCTTCCAGGAGGCGGATCAGCTTGCTGAGGACGCCGCTGAGAGGAAGCACCTGCAGAGCTGCATTTCTCAGGCACACGACCAGTTAGGAGAAGTACAGAACCGGCCTGAAGACTCAATATCTCGAGAGAGCAGAAACAGAGGAG GTTATTTATTCGAAGGGCATCTCACTGTAGACCGTGAGCCTCCACAGCCGGCTTGGTTGGTGCAATCGAATCTGCTGACTGCTGCTGCTGCCCTTCTTCATGGTGAGTCGTCAGCAGAGCAGCAAACAGGGAGTGGTGACACGGGAGAAGGGTCTGCAAACCTACTGCACGAGCTGGTTAATAGCCTGGATGATATTCTGCCAGAG TTTCTGACAAATGAATCCGGGGCTCCAAGAGTGCCACCTGCTAGCAAGGAAGTTGTGGCAAATCTCCCCATCACGAAAGTTGCAGAAGAAATCCTGGTGAAGCTCGGTAAAGATGCTGTGTGCTCCATTTGCCAGGAAAACTTGGTCGTAGACGATGAGATGCAAGAGTTGCCCTGCAAGCATATGTTCCATCCTCCTTGCCTCAAACCATGGCTG GATGAGCACAATTCTTGCCCGATCTGTCGCCACGAGCTGAGAACGGACGATCATGCCTACGAGAGCTGGAAGGAAAGGGAGAAAGAGGCAGAGGAGGACCGGAAGGGGGCTGCTAACGCAGTACGCGGGGGTGAGTACATGTATGTATAG